The Leptospira bouyouniensis genome contains a region encoding:
- a CDS encoding sodium-dependent transporter, giving the protein MKERQAEHQEGWASRVGLILAVASGAIGLGNFLRFPGQAAQNGGGAFMVPYIISFLLLGIPVCLAEWTMGRMGGKHGHSTPFIFREYLKGFPLKLSGTIGVMIPVMIYVYYVFIESWCLAYAYYFLTSQMSLSATTQAGMTNEASSFFMNLTGASENGSSFHSPIIVFFLLCVLFNFLLVYRGLSKGLEAFAKIAMPLMGICATIILIRVLTIPGIEKGLAVMWNPDWTKLTEPKVWISAAGQIFFSLSTGFGIALVFSSFLKKKDDVVLSSLSSASLNEFAEVVFGGMITIPVAFLFLGMQATSYGTFGMGFIALPSVFGMMPGGNFFGGLWFLVLFLAAITSSVTMLQPGVLFLEEGFRIGRRKSSLLLFIFTLMLCLPIVYFNKDFAALDIADFYIGTIMIYILASIQIFIFVFKIGVDKGEKDANEGSLIPFPKLIKFILKYITPWFLLFIFVSFCYMNLPEYLDKMNPEVMGQLAENTGQNVEDARTKAIVARSVVFGLLLIYGFIYILVSKALGQKNDKVVT; this is encoded by the coding sequence ATGAAAGAGAGACAAGCGGAACACCAAGAAGGTTGGGCCAGTCGAGTCGGTTTGATTTTAGCGGTTGCGAGTGGTGCTATTGGACTTGGGAATTTTTTACGTTTTCCAGGCCAAGCTGCCCAAAATGGTGGTGGTGCTTTTATGGTCCCCTACATCATCAGTTTTCTCCTGCTTGGAATCCCAGTTTGTTTGGCCGAATGGACGATGGGAAGAATGGGTGGAAAACATGGTCATAGCACTCCATTTATCTTTCGTGAATACCTAAAAGGATTTCCATTAAAACTATCAGGAACCATCGGTGTGATGATACCTGTCATGATTTATGTATATTACGTTTTTATTGAATCATGGTGTTTAGCTTATGCGTATTATTTTTTAACAAGCCAAATGTCTTTATCTGCGACCACACAAGCAGGTATGACAAATGAAGCGTCTTCTTTTTTTATGAATTTAACAGGCGCATCGGAAAATGGTTCCAGTTTCCATTCTCCAATCATCGTATTTTTTCTGTTATGTGTTTTATTTAATTTTTTACTCGTATACCGTGGATTATCAAAAGGATTAGAGGCGTTTGCAAAAATCGCAATGCCACTTATGGGAATTTGTGCAACCATTATCCTTATTCGTGTGTTGACGATACCAGGGATTGAAAAGGGACTTGCGGTCATGTGGAATCCAGATTGGACCAAATTAACGGAACCAAAAGTTTGGATTAGCGCTGCTGGACAAATTTTCTTTTCTTTATCTACGGGATTTGGAATTGCACTCGTTTTTTCTAGTTTTTTAAAGAAAAAGGATGATGTAGTTTTATCGAGTTTGTCATCTGCTTCACTCAATGAATTCGCAGAAGTAGTGTTTGGTGGAATGATCACAATACCAGTTGCTTTTCTTTTTTTAGGTATGCAAGCTACTTCCTATGGAACTTTTGGAATGGGTTTTATTGCTTTACCTTCCGTATTTGGTATGATGCCGGGTGGAAATTTTTTTGGTGGGCTTTGGTTTTTGGTTCTATTCCTTGCCGCCATTACTTCATCCGTAACTATGTTACAACCAGGTGTTTTGTTTTTAGAGGAAGGTTTTCGGATTGGTAGGAGAAAATCTTCGTTACTTCTTTTTATTTTTACCCTTATGTTATGCTTGCCAATTGTTTACTTTAATAAGGATTTTGCGGCTTTAGATATTGCTGATTTTTATATTGGTACTATAATGATTTATATTTTGGCATCCATTCAAATTTTTATTTTTGTCTTTAAGATCGGAGTTGATAAAGGGGAAAAGGATGCGAATGAAGGAAGTTTGATTCCTTTTCCGAAACTGATTAAGTTTATATTAAAATACATCACTCCTTGGTTTTTGTTATTTATCTTCGTGTCTTTTTGTTATATGAACTTACCTGAATATCTAGATAAGATGAATCCTGAAGTGATGGGCCAACTTGCCGAAAACACAGGGCAAAATGTAGAAGATGCAAGAACAAAAGCCATTGTTGCAAGGTCGGTTGTTTTTGGATTATTACTTATTTATGGATTTATTTACATTTTGGTTTCTAAAGCGTTAGGGCAGAAAAATGATAAGGTTGTAACTTGA
- a CDS encoding ATP-dependent DNA helicase, which translates to MDVLSVFTKQLPKLWNDYEVRKEQMEMSQSIESAFNTGNHWVIEAGTGVGKSLAYLIPSALFSLENECTVVVSTETKSLQDQLLYKDIPLVSEALGVPINAMVALGASNYLCKRKYNRVMERGDFGPEMESSIQYFVNWEKQTESGIRAEYDGYLSNSFWSNVARESDNCLGRNCPNFSSSYYFLEKEKWKKANILIVNHHLLASHLAGDFKLLPPFSQLVIDEAHVFPEIVGKAFGSEIRYEFLLNLLHYLYFPEKRTGLVLKIKSNEKIIKQVEASISYANDFFRMLLSAIPLQFNQFSTRHTDRIKLDNGALEDTLGELSSTLEGMLSKYKKDSDDMEEKELALGLEMVSGNLKKASSFLTDFRLKTNPNLVFWIEPPPQSAKDPFYYLFSQPKNTDEILANTLFPNMDSVVLTSATLSPSAGNFQYFLKEVGTSDVKTKTLNSPFHYNTHSLLYVPKQIADPVSDPKRNKTDLSYWITRLLKLSEGDAFVLFTSNKLLSELYEEIRNLVPYPIFAQTEMGPIAAKREFLANEKSVLFGVSSFWQGVDIKGDKLRNVIVTKLPFQVPTEPVLQAKMEDMEKKGKSPFWEMQVPKTCLLLRQGFGRLIRSQSDTGMVSILDPRIHTKSYGKNVLQSLPKGVPLITEFNELERKFHLLPK; encoded by the coding sequence TTGGACGTATTATCAGTTTTTACAAAACAACTCCCAAAACTTTGGAATGACTATGAAGTCAGAAAAGAACAAATGGAGATGTCTCAATCGATAGAATCTGCATTTAATACAGGAAATCATTGGGTCATTGAAGCGGGTACAGGTGTTGGAAAATCATTGGCGTATCTAATTCCCAGTGCTTTGTTTTCCTTAGAAAATGAATGCACTGTAGTTGTATCGACAGAAACCAAATCATTGCAAGATCAACTTTTGTATAAAGACATCCCTCTGGTTTCCGAAGCTCTCGGTGTTCCTATTAATGCAATGGTGGCCCTCGGAGCCAGTAACTATCTATGCAAACGAAAGTACAATCGGGTGATGGAGCGCGGTGATTTTGGACCCGAAATGGAATCCTCAATTCAATACTTTGTCAACTGGGAAAAACAAACGGAAAGTGGAATCCGGGCTGAGTATGATGGGTATTTGTCCAACTCGTTTTGGTCAAATGTTGCGAGAGAGTCTGACAACTGTTTGGGGAGAAATTGTCCCAATTTTAGTTCTTCATATTATTTTTTAGAAAAAGAAAAATGGAAAAAAGCAAATATTTTAATTGTTAACCACCATCTACTGGCAAGCCATTTGGCAGGTGATTTTAAATTATTACCACCTTTTTCGCAACTGGTCATCGATGAAGCCCATGTTTTTCCTGAAATTGTTGGAAAAGCATTTGGTTCTGAAATTCGTTATGAATTTCTACTGAATTTACTTCACTATCTATATTTTCCAGAAAAACGAACCGGTTTGGTTTTAAAAATTAAATCTAACGAGAAAATCATCAAACAAGTGGAAGCAAGCATTAGTTATGCGAATGATTTTTTTCGTATGTTACTTTCTGCTATTCCACTTCAATTTAATCAATTTTCTACTCGTCACACAGACCGTATCAAACTAGATAATGGTGCCTTAGAAGACACTTTGGGTGAACTTTCCTCCACACTGGAAGGAATGTTATCTAAATACAAAAAAGACAGTGATGATATGGAGGAAAAGGAATTAGCACTTGGGCTTGAAATGGTGTCTGGGAATTTAAAAAAAGCTTCCTCCTTTTTGACTGACTTTCGTTTGAAAACCAATCCAAATTTGGTTTTTTGGATTGAACCACCTCCACAATCAGCAAAAGATCCCTTCTATTATTTATTTTCCCAACCGAAAAATACAGATGAAATATTGGCGAATACTCTCTTCCCAAATATGGATTCTGTTGTTTTAACTTCTGCTACGTTATCCCCTTCTGCCGGAAACTTTCAATATTTTTTGAAAGAAGTGGGAACAAGTGATGTCAAAACGAAAACACTCAATTCTCCTTTCCACTACAACACTCATTCTTTATTATATGTGCCTAAACAGATTGCTGATCCAGTGTCTGATCCAAAACGAAACAAAACAGACTTGTCCTATTGGATCACACGTTTATTGAAACTATCTGAAGGAGATGCTTTTGTACTCTTTACTTCGAATAAACTACTCTCTGAATTGTATGAAGAAATTCGAAATTTAGTACCGTATCCTATTTTTGCTCAGACGGAAATGGGACCAATCGCCGCCAAACGTGAGTTTCTTGCGAATGAAAAAAGTGTACTTTTTGGAGTTTCCAGTTTTTGGCAAGGTGTGGATATCAAAGGAGATAAACTAAGAAACGTAATTGTGACAAAACTTCCCTTCCAAGTACCTACAGAACCTGTGCTTCAGGCAAAAATGGAAGACATGGAAAAAAAGGGAAAAAGTCCATTTTGGGAAATGCAAGTTCCCAAAACCTGTTTGTTACTTAGGCAAGGATTTGGTAGGCTCATTCGATCCCAGTCAGATACAGGTATGGTAAGTATCTTGGACCCTAGGATCCATACAAAGTCTTACGGAAAAAACGTCTTGCAAAGTTTACCAAAAGGAGTTCCTCTCATAACGGAATTCAATGAATTGGAAAGAAAATTCCATTTGTTGCCGAAGTGA
- the asnS gene encoding asparagine--tRNA ligase, whose protein sequence is MIPSLDPKLSRPSLTNSSQPLNGWVQGLRGNNHVQFLQLRTNGNILQVVCEKETLGEELFKQIKSLPQETSISVTGSWQENVKAPGGEELVLSTLTIVGNSSDYPITPKEHGPDFLHNHRHLWLRSKRQLAIQRVRSELSFAIREFFRNDGYTLIDTPILTGSIGESAGTLFSTEYFDLGQAYLAQTGQLYLETAAFAHSKVYCFGPTFRAEKSKTKRHLTEFWMLEAETAFLDQDANLDLQERFVKSVLRTTIERTIEELKTLDRDPEPLLKVLNTPFPRVDYGDAIQILKDAKETIEWGEDINAEREQILTNHFGTAIFIQNFPRSIKAFYMKQNPQDPRTVLSADLIAPDGIGEIIGGSEREESYEKIVERLKEEGLPPEDYSWYLDLRKYGSVPHAGFGMGLERVIAWVCGLPHIRECIPFPRMIYRLTP, encoded by the coding sequence ATGATTCCAAGTTTAGATCCAAAACTCTCCCGTCCATCCCTCACAAATAGTTCCCAACCTCTCAATGGTTGGGTGCAAGGCCTTCGAGGCAATAACCATGTCCAATTTTTACAATTGAGAACGAATGGAAACATTTTACAAGTTGTCTGTGAAAAAGAGACATTAGGTGAGGAACTGTTCAAACAAATCAAATCTTTACCCCAAGAAACATCTATTTCCGTCACTGGCAGTTGGCAGGAAAATGTGAAAGCACCTGGAGGAGAAGAACTTGTTTTATCAACCCTTACCATCGTTGGGAATTCTTCTGACTACCCAATCACACCCAAAGAACATGGTCCTGATTTTTTACACAACCACAGGCATTTATGGTTACGTTCTAAACGACAACTTGCCATCCAAAGGGTTCGTTCGGAACTGTCTTTTGCCATCCGAGAATTCTTTCGTAACGACGGTTACACATTGATTGACACTCCCATCCTCACAGGCTCCATCGGGGAATCAGCAGGGACTCTGTTTTCCACAGAGTATTTTGATTTAGGGCAAGCATATTTGGCCCAAACTGGTCAACTTTACTTGGAAACGGCTGCCTTTGCTCATTCGAAAGTTTATTGTTTTGGACCAACATTCCGAGCAGAGAAAAGTAAAACCAAACGCCACCTTACAGAATTTTGGATGTTAGAAGCAGAAACTGCCTTTCTTGACCAGGATGCTAATTTGGACCTACAAGAACGGTTTGTGAAATCAGTATTACGAACAACAATTGAGCGAACAATAGAAGAGTTAAAAACCCTCGACCGTGACCCAGAACCTCTCCTTAAAGTACTAAACACTCCATTCCCAAGAGTGGATTATGGAGACGCCATCCAAATCCTAAAGGATGCAAAGGAAACCATTGAATGGGGAGAAGACATCAATGCGGAACGAGAACAAATCCTGACAAATCATTTTGGGACTGCCATTTTCATCCAAAACTTCCCACGGTCCATCAAAGCCTTTTATATGAAACAAAACCCGCAGGATCCAAGGACAGTCCTTTCTGCCGATCTCATTGCTCCAGACGGCATTGGAGAAATCATTGGTGGTTCTGAAAGGGAAGAATCCTATGAAAAAATTGTCGAACGCCTCAAAGAAGAAGGCCTTCCTCCAGAAGATTATTCCTGGTATCTGGATTTAAGGAAGTATGGTTCTGTCCCACATGCTGGTTTCGGAATGGGGTTAGAACGTGTGATTGCTTGGGTCTGTGGACTGCCTCATATCAGAGAATGTATTCCTTTCCCTCGTATGATTTACCGTCTGACACCTTAA
- the folD gene encoding bifunctional methylenetetrahydrofolate dehydrogenase/methenyltetrahydrofolate cyclohydrolase FolD produces the protein MKSSILLDGKAISEKIRNRIQETLAKAKAEGKGIPTLATILVGNNPASETYVNMKVKACEKVGMNSRYIRLKEETTTEELLSEIRKLNNDSSINGILLQHPVPHQIDERKAFDEIALEKDVDGVTTVSFGNLSMNSEAYFPCTPYGMVLLLQEYGIDVTGKHAVVVGRSPILGKPMAIMLTNLDATVTLCHSKTKGLPELVKQADIIVGAVGKPEFIKADWIKEGAIILDAGYNVGNVGDIEVSKAKDKASYYTPVPGGVGPMTISVLLLQTMYSFLGQFSPKLDSHASNR, from the coding sequence ATGAAATCTAGCATCCTATTAGACGGTAAAGCGATTTCCGAAAAAATCCGAAATCGAATCCAAGAAACATTAGCAAAAGCGAAAGCCGAAGGTAAGGGAATTCCTACACTTGCTACCATCCTAGTTGGGAATAACCCTGCTTCGGAAACTTATGTAAACATGAAAGTAAAAGCCTGTGAAAAGGTTGGAATGAATTCACGTTACATTCGTTTGAAAGAAGAAACAACAACAGAAGAACTTTTATCTGAGATTCGTAAATTAAACAACGATAGTTCGATCAATGGCATTTTATTACAACACCCAGTCCCCCACCAAATTGACGAACGTAAAGCATTCGACGAAATTGCATTAGAGAAGGATGTTGATGGTGTAACAACTGTTTCCTTCGGAAACTTGTCTATGAACAGCGAAGCATATTTTCCGTGCACTCCGTACGGTATGGTTCTGCTATTGCAGGAATACGGAATCGATGTGACGGGAAAACATGCAGTGGTAGTAGGAAGGTCCCCGATTCTTGGCAAACCAATGGCAATCATGTTAACGAATTTAGATGCCACGGTTACCCTTTGTCATTCAAAGACAAAAGGTTTACCTGAGCTTGTCAAACAAGCAGACATCATTGTTGGTGCTGTAGGAAAACCAGAATTCATTAAAGCAGATTGGATCAAAGAGGGAGCGATCATTTTGGACGCTGGTTATAATGTTGGGAATGTGGGCGACATTGAAGTATCAAAAGCAAAAGATAAAGCTTCCTATTATACTCCAGTGCCTGGTGGTGTTGGTCCCATGACAATTTCAGTTTTACTTCTACAAACAATGTATAGTTTTTTAGGTCAATTTTCACCTAAGTTGGATTCCCATGCCTCAAATCGTTAG
- a CDS encoding acetylxylan esterase — MPQIVSFDECFQTVPKLDPPNDLDTFWKSGISELKKVPIKATYKTVLKGSFIWESLNDVSFQSIDNHVLHGKLAIPRKRGDRPVVVYFHDYLAIPEEIQKGYSDLGVAQLHITLRGHGDEMIQMPVDPVTGKSPVGWTPNYFAHGLDQKEEFYMRKLYLDVIRTIEFLRLSDGIDGDQIILHGKSLGSALSVFGAAYSDRIKGLILETPSFCYIDKEQMSLKGNPWVRELTPFFEKRATKKIDYKKELAYFDAMNFAKKIKIPALFSCGMEDQISHPKSTFALFNHMNCDKRMQIYPTEGNEAGKEKQPLANLEFVKEIFAL; from the coding sequence ATGCCTCAAATCGTTAGTTTTGATGAATGTTTTCAAACGGTTCCTAAACTAGATCCACCAAATGATTTGGATACGTTTTGGAAATCTGGGATTAGTGAGCTTAAAAAAGTTCCCATCAAAGCCACTTATAAAACTGTATTAAAGGGTTCATTTATTTGGGAATCTTTAAACGATGTAAGTTTTCAAAGTATTGACAATCATGTGTTACATGGTAAGTTGGCTATCCCAAGGAAACGTGGAGATCGACCTGTTGTTGTTTATTTCCATGATTATCTAGCGATTCCTGAAGAAATTCAAAAAGGATATTCTGATTTAGGTGTTGCACAATTACACATCACCTTACGTGGCCATGGTGATGAAATGATCCAAATGCCAGTGGATCCTGTTACTGGCAAATCTCCTGTCGGTTGGACTCCGAATTATTTCGCGCATGGACTTGATCAAAAAGAAGAGTTTTATATGCGAAAACTCTATTTGGACGTAATTCGGACGATTGAATTTTTAAGATTATCTGATGGAATTGATGGTGACCAAATCATTCTACATGGAAAGTCGTTAGGTTCTGCATTATCGGTTTTTGGTGCAGCTTATTCTGATCGAATTAAGGGACTGATTCTTGAGACACCTTCTTTTTGTTATATTGACAAAGAACAAATGTCCTTAAAAGGAAATCCTTGGGTAAGAGAACTCACTCCGTTTTTTGAAAAAAGAGCTACGAAGAAAATCGATTATAAAAAAGAATTAGCTTATTTTGATGCAATGAATTTTGCCAAAAAAATTAAAATCCCTGCTCTTTTTTCTTGTGGAATGGAAGACCAAATCTCTCATCCAAAATCAACATTTGCTTTGTTTAACCATATGAATTGTGATAAACGAATGCAAATTTACCCAACAGAAGGAAATGAGGCTGGGAAAGAAAAACAACCGCTAGCAAATTTAGAATTTGTTAAAGAAATTTTTGCATTATGA
- the cysS gene encoding cysteine--tRNA ligase has product MKPIPFFFFNTKTGKKEAFLPKDSNSVTIYSCGPTVYNFAHIGNIRSFLFVDILRRSLLLGGYKLNQSMNITDIDDKIINASIKQNISVEEFTKPWTEAFFKDLETLQIQRLEHYPKATESIDDMVSLVEILQSNGLAYEREGNVYFSIQKFQRYGELSKIDVSGMKSGVRYDADEYEKDDVRDFVLWKNQKTKEEKCWHTRIGMGRPGWHLECSAMIRKIYGTGVDIHTGGIDLLFPHHENEFAQSVGAYPEEQFVGTWLHCEHLLVDGEKMSKSKGNFYTLRDILEKGFEPKVIRFHLISAHYRSKLNFSLAKLEESKVALDRIQNTIYRLLETGSLWNQIPEESLIKNFSLKEIETLNSDFLNAIADDLNIPKALATLFEFVRLVNLTLDQSKDEISNEFYEESLVFFCKLNSLFAVFSFEKTKETLDGISEEWILKQISNRKIAKQNKDFATADNIRKELELKGILLADTKEGNTTWKKAL; this is encoded by the coding sequence ATGAAACCTATTCCGTTTTTCTTTTTTAATACTAAGACTGGGAAAAAGGAAGCTTTCTTACCGAAAGATTCCAATTCAGTTACCATTTACTCTTGCGGGCCAACGGTTTATAATTTTGCTCATATTGGAAACATACGTTCCTTTTTGTTTGTCGATATTCTACGTCGATCCTTACTACTAGGTGGTTACAAATTAAACCAATCGATGAATATCACTGACATTGATGATAAAATTATCAATGCCTCAATCAAACAAAACATAAGTGTGGAAGAATTTACAAAACCTTGGACGGAAGCTTTTTTTAAAGATTTAGAAACTTTACAAATTCAAAGGTTAGAACACTACCCTAAAGCAACTGAGTCAATCGACGATATGGTATCGCTTGTAGAAATATTGCAGTCCAATGGTCTAGCTTATGAACGTGAAGGAAATGTATATTTTTCAATCCAAAAATTCCAACGTTATGGCGAGTTATCTAAAATAGATGTTTCTGGGATGAAGTCCGGTGTTCGATATGACGCGGATGAATATGAAAAAGATGATGTCAGAGATTTTGTTTTATGGAAAAACCAAAAGACGAAAGAAGAAAAATGTTGGCATACACGAATTGGAATGGGAAGGCCTGGCTGGCATTTAGAATGTTCCGCCATGATTCGAAAAATTTATGGAACTGGAGTCGATATTCATACAGGTGGAATTGATTTACTTTTTCCACATCATGAGAATGAATTTGCTCAATCAGTTGGTGCCTACCCAGAAGAACAATTTGTCGGAACATGGCTTCATTGTGAACATTTGTTAGTTGATGGTGAAAAAATGTCAAAAAGTAAAGGTAATTTTTATACCTTGCGAGACATTTTAGAGAAAGGCTTTGAACCCAAAGTGATTCGGTTTCATCTGATTTCTGCTCATTACAGAAGTAAGCTTAATTTTTCTTTAGCTAAACTTGAAGAATCCAAGGTAGCATTAGATCGAATTCAAAATACAATTTATCGTTTGTTAGAAACGGGTTCCTTATGGAATCAAATTCCAGAAGAATCGTTAATTAAAAATTTTTCATTAAAAGAAATAGAAACTCTCAATTCAGATTTTTTAAATGCGATCGCAGATGATTTAAATATTCCAAAAGCATTAGCAACTTTATTTGAGTTTGTTCGTTTAGTTAATCTGACGTTAGACCAATCAAAAGATGAAATTTCTAATGAGTTCTATGAAGAAAGCCTTGTTTTCTTTTGTAAGTTGAATTCTTTATTTGCTGTGTTTTCATTTGAAAAAACCAAAGAAACATTAGATGGAATTTCTGAAGAATGGATTTTAAAACAAATTTCCAATCGAAAAATAGCAAAACAAAACAAAGATTTTGCGACTGCAGACAATATCCGAAAAGAGTTGGAATTAAAAGGTATCCTTCTCGCTGATACAAAAGAAGGAAATACAACATGGAAAAAAGCCCTGTAG
- the rlmB gene encoding 23S rRNA (guanosine(2251)-2'-O)-methyltransferase RlmB: MEKSPVEILFGKRNFFEFLESLEQMAPERGLKTIREVIVKDGIGNEEKQRIKSYLPNSVKFTTVSSRELDRIAQDKNHQGYVIIRTKQKSYLSLGFEQFKQNISPNEGPILILDRIQDPGNLGNLLRTAECMGVKHVLMSDRDTSPITPVVEKVSAGAIHHIQIYRVANLKHGIDFLKKNEYWILATDEEGDEGIWETLPDVSQMAVIMGNEGEGVKRILLEDADYVARIPLYGAVTSLNVVVACGITLDRLHHASE; this comes from the coding sequence ATGGAAAAAAGCCCTGTAGAAATACTCTTCGGGAAACGGAATTTTTTTGAATTTTTAGAATCCTTGGAACAAATGGCTCCAGAACGAGGGCTAAAAACCATTCGAGAGGTCATTGTAAAGGATGGAATAGGAAATGAGGAGAAACAAAGGATCAAATCTTACCTTCCCAATTCCGTAAAGTTTACAACAGTATCTTCAAGGGAACTTGATCGAATTGCCCAAGATAAAAACCACCAAGGTTATGTGATCATACGCACTAAACAAAAATCATATTTGTCTCTGGGTTTTGAACAGTTCAAACAGAACATATCACCGAATGAAGGTCCCATTTTGATTTTAGATCGGATTCAAGATCCAGGTAATTTGGGTAATTTATTAAGGACTGCTGAATGTATGGGAGTGAAACACGTGTTAATGTCGGATAGAGATACTTCCCCCATTACACCGGTAGTAGAAAAAGTCTCAGCTGGAGCTATCCATCACATTCAAATTTATCGTGTCGCTAATTTGAAACATGGTATTGATTTCCTGAAGAAAAATGAATATTGGATCCTTGCAACTGATGAAGAAGGTGACGAAGGCATTTGGGAAACATTACCAGATGTTTCACAAATGGCTGTGATCATGGGCAATGAAGGCGAGGGTGTGAAACGAATTTTGCTTGAAGATGCTGATTATGTGGCTAGAATTCCTTTGTATGGTGCTGTTACTTCCCTAAATGTCGTGGTAGCATGTGGCATTACTTTGGATCGTCTTCATCATGCTTCGGAATAA
- a CDS encoding esterase/lipase family protein produces the protein MLRNKRIRLVIFLIFTIIFSTEACIYNFYRKEFVSEDKKNEEALLLAFLGLLPNPNQKLFGFFPATSRNLSNSQFLNAEWFPKSDKKKLVFVHGWNPAERDSDPITSDEKKIQNIKNTFLNGLIHFQEGRNSASSEFDLYLYTYRTSNSILVNGRQFYSTLRANFSDTDSVYIVAHSMGGLVTRVTLSRESGELPFIRLVITLATPHFGSPFASRGFLGSNPFANELGSYLVDTQGGSELAYTNAGNLQTTLNGANNLVLDVLNDSYIKSGLNTKFISFAGILSNCSLGETFYYNTGCTILNNAGFTQSDGIVTVNSAQLGNMSLKQINVSDCDHSMMAFQTSNIDDTKSLNLFSQVISEIRNNP, from the coding sequence ATGCTTCGGAATAAACGAATCAGATTAGTAATATTTTTAATTTTTACAATCATATTTAGTACGGAAGCATGTATTTATAATTTTTATCGAAAAGAATTTGTTTCTGAAGACAAAAAGAATGAAGAGGCATTATTACTTGCATTTCTTGGACTTCTACCCAATCCAAATCAAAAACTTTTTGGTTTTTTTCCTGCAACTTCAAGAAACCTGTCCAACTCACAATTTTTAAATGCAGAATGGTTTCCAAAGTCTGATAAAAAAAAATTGGTTTTTGTCCATGGTTGGAATCCAGCTGAAAGAGATTCTGATCCAATTACGAGTGATGAAAAAAAAATACAAAATATCAAGAATACTTTTTTAAATGGACTCATTCATTTCCAAGAAGGAAGGAATTCAGCTAGTTCTGAATTTGATTTGTATTTATATACCTATCGTACTTCAAATAGCATACTTGTAAACGGAAGACAATTTTATTCTACCTTAAGGGCAAATTTTTCAGATACTGATTCAGTGTACATCGTTGCTCATTCGATGGGAGGACTTGTGACAAGGGTTACACTTTCAAGAGAATCAGGTGAATTACCTTTTATACGTTTGGTAATTACGTTAGCAACTCCCCATTTCGGCTCACCTTTTGCGTCGAGAGGTTTCTTAGGATCCAATCCATTTGCTAATGAATTAGGTTCCTATTTAGTTGATACACAAGGTGGAAGTGAACTTGCCTATACTAACGCAGGGAATTTACAAACAACTTTAAATGGTGCTAACAATCTTGTGTTAGATGTATTAAATGATTCTTATATTAAATCTGGCCTAAATACAAAGTTCATTAGTTTTGCTGGAATTTTAAGTAATTGTTCCCTTGGCGAAACGTTTTACTACAACACTGGATGTACAATACTCAATAATGCAGGTTTTACTCAGTCTGATGGAATTGTGACTGTAAATAGTGCACAACTTGGAAATATGAGTTTAAAACAGATTAATGTGAGTGATTGCGATCATTCGATGATGGCGTTTCAAACTTCCAATATAGACGATACTAAAAGTTTAAATTTATTCTCGCAAGTGATTAGCGAGATAAGAAACAATCCTTAA